TTGCTTGTGTTTTAGCAGGTGCTTGCGCACTGCCCCGGCCATTAGTGCCAGCAATACATCATTCACCGATGCATCATATTTTTTGCCCAGGTTTTTTATGTCAGTTAGCTCAAATGGTTGGGACCAGGCCGCAAGTTTGTTTTCACTGAATGCACCTTTGTAAAAGCTGCCGCTTACATCATCTTCTGTTAAAATGTTGGAAGTATCTTTAGCCACTTCATAGGATTGCATCAATCTTTCCCTTATGTTTTCTGGATGTTGCCACAGGTTTTTGGCTTCGTTCAGCACTGCTTCGCTATTGTGTAAAAACTTTTGGAAATCCTTAACAATAGGCAGGTTGTTAAAGGAAAATCTTTTTCTTCTCCGAGACAGCTCAAGAGATGCTTTTGCAGAACTTCCCGTAAGTGAAAAAAGCACATTGATCAATGCCGCACCATCGGCAATGGCGTGGTGCAAGCGAAACACAATAGCCGAACCGCCCTGGTGATATTCATAAATCCGGGCATCCCACAATGGCGCTTCTGTATCGAGCGCACGGCTCATTAGCTCACTTACTTCCCTTTGCAGGAATTTATAACCCTGTCCTTTATTCAGGCGGATAAATTGTACGTGATTTTCAATTTTAAAATCCTTGATTTTTCGCCAGTGCGGCAGGTTTTTCTTGAGAACAATACAGGAAGTAAAGCGCTCATAGTCCATTAAGCAGTTTCCTATAACCTCAAGTGACTTTTTGCGGTTGAGCCGTTTTTTAAAAGTCATCATGCCACATATGGAATTGGGATTTACCGGATCATCGGCATCCCACATGATGCGGTCTATTTTCTTTAGGGGTTTTATGGACATTGATAACTTGATTTTATTTATTTTTTAAAGATACCAATTTGATGCTGTACATAAAGTGTGTTGCGGCTATTAATTCAGATATAAATCTTTACTTTCTGGAAAAATAGCTCAAAATATCGATTCTTAATCAGGCTTCAATTATCAAATTGATTTCAAAAAGTATCTTTGCAGGATGATGCCCATTGTATATTATCTGCTCATAAGGCCGTTGTCCTTTTTGCCGGCTCCGGTTTTGTATTTTATTTCCACACTGACCTATTTTTTGGTTTACCGGGCAGTAGGCTATCGCAAAAAAGTTGTTTTCAGCAATCTGAAAAATGCTTTTCCCGACAAATCGGATATGGAAATCGAACGCATTGCCCGCTTGTTTTACCGCCACCTCTGCGATTTGATTGTAGAATCCATAATGATGTTCCAGATGTCAGAAGCTGAAGCTATTAAAAGGTTCAAAGTTGCCAATCCTCAATTGCTGGACAATTATTTTCAACAAGGTAAAAGTGTGGTTATTGTCAGTGCGCACTACAACAACTGGGAGTATGCAGCACTATCGCCCGAACCGCAATTGTTGCATAAGGTAATTGGCATTTATACCCCGCTGAAGAATAAATTTATGGACAACAAGATCAAGGAATCCAGGCAGCGTTTTGGTTCTATATTTTTGGCCAAAAAAGCAGTAAAAAAATATTTTGCTGAAAACAAGGATAAATTGATTGCACCATTATTTGCTGCTGATCAATCTCCCGGAAACCCCGACAACGCTTACTGGACTAAATTTTTAAATCAAGACACAGCTGTGGTTTTCGGCCCTGAAAAGTTTGCCCGAATATACAATTACCCCGTAGTATTTGCTTATATCAAAAAAGTAAAACGGGGCTATTATGAAGCTACTGTTGAGTTGATAGATGAAAATCCCGCTGAAGCTGAACACGGGGAGATTACGGAAAAACACACCCGTTTGCTCGAAAAAGAAATACTTGAACAACCTGAATACTGGCTCTGGTCGCATCGCAGGTGGAAACACAAAAAGCCGGAAAACAGCTGATCTAAAATCAGTGTTTTTCCAATTGCATCAATATCCAATTATCGCGCAGCAATAATGTATCGCTCTTATAAACTGACAGAATAGCAGAGGGCGTATAGAGTTGATAAGGATCCTTTTGCCTGATCCAAATGAATATTCCTTTGTCTGGCAAACTATCGGCCTTTAAAAAATAAATGTCTTTGGGCCAGATCATTGCTTCTTTATTGCACAAATAATTCAACCCATAAGCATCGTTGCTAATGAGCAACTTATCTTCATAAGTGGCAATATCAGTACAGAGCTTTTTGGATTGGGCTTCCTGCCACAAGCCCCGGTTGTATTTTCCAAAATCTCCATTGATTTGCTGCAATAACAATTTACCGCCTCTTATTACCGAATAGCTACACCACAACAGCAATATTGCAAGAAATACATGCTTTTTTTGCTGCACTGTTTGTTCTATCAGCAGGAGCATTGCAAATAGAAATGCAGGAACTAATGGAAGCAGAAGTCGCGCATCAGGTGCTTGCATATCAAACAGAAAATAGCTGATGATAATCCCTGCTGCATAAGTCAAATGAGCCAAAATAACATATTGATACGCTCTGATAAGCCATAATGGCAAGATCAGGACAAATGCAGTAGCTAAAACATGTATGAAATAAGGTGATCCTGCCGGAAGAACCCACTTGCCCAGTTCACTGGCAATAGCTTCAGAATTATCAGCAAAATATTCAGCCGGAAACATCCGTGCTCCTGAAATATGCCCGGATTGCAAATAGGTATAAGTCAGCCAAAGTGCTATGGGTGCAATACTGTATAATATTGACTGGGCAAAACTTCTAAAGCCCTTGGCTCTGCTGTAGTTGCGATATAGATAAAGCAATAGCAAAGGCAGGAAAAAGAGCGCTGCATAGCGCAATAGGCTCATCAGTACAAAGAGCAAAATTACCCGCTTTGTATTTTTTTCATCCAGTGCATATAGCCAGAATAAGAACAAAGCCAGGAAGAGCAAATCGCTCCAGAGCATTGGTGCTGTATAAACCAGCGCGAAGTTGAATGCAAATAGAATCAGCAATAGGAGTCGAAGTCCCCGGTTTTTAAGCAATTTGTTTGCCCATAAAATACAGGCCCATAAAGTCAGTACAATACTCAACAAGGGCAGGAGCAGCAGTAATTTTTCTGACAGCAAACTCAAAATACCGATCAAAAAAGGCATTAATGGCGGCCAGTGCACAAATGCGGATCCATCAATATTTTTCATAAATACCTGCTCAGTAAAAGTTTGTGCAGCGTAGCAGTAGGAAACAGCGTCCTCGGATAAGCCAATGCCAAACACAAGCAAGATATAGAGGTATATTCCGCTTATTGCAGTTATTATTATTTTGGAATAGATGTTTTTAATGTTCAAAATTATTAGGAGCTTAGAAGTAACCTTATAATCAGTTTATGTAAAATCATTAATTGAATTTAAGCCGTTTCTTCGATTTTTGATAAAGTACTATTTTACAATTACTGGTTAAAGTTAGAAAAACAAATGAAATCATTTAAAAACACTATGTGTTGAATAAAAGCTTATTGGCATAAAAATTGACAAAGTACTGACTCGGTATTTTCAATTGAAAGTACTGACATTTTGACTATTAAAGCGAGAAGAATAATGTTTGAAGAGATAATGTTTCCATTTGGAGAAGAAGAAGTAGAATTTTTGCCTATGCTGTCTTTAGATGAAGATGAAGATAAAATCAAGGAAGAAATAAATGGTGAGATACCCATTCTTCCTTTGAGAAATACCGTTTTGTTTCCCGGTGTGGTAATACCTATTACAGTAGGAAGAGACCGTTCTATTAAAGCAGTAAAACAAGCGCATAAAGGCAATAAGATACTCGGTGTAATAGCGCAGCGCGATCCGGGAGTAGAAGATCCCGAAAGTAAAGACCTGAGCGAAGTTGGCACAATAGCAAAAATCGTGAAAATGCTAAAAATGCCGGATGGCTCCAGTACGGTGATCATTCAGGGTAAGCAGCGTTTTAAAATTGAGGAAATAAAAAAAGAAGAACCCTATATAGCTGCGAATGTAAAACTAATGGAAGATGAACTGCCCGAACCAAAAGAAAAGGGCAAGTTCAAAGCACTGATATCCTCCTTAAAAGATTTGGCAGGACAGATTGTGAAAAATTCGCCCAATATTCCTTCTGAAG
Above is a genomic segment from Chitinophagales bacterium containing:
- a CDS encoding WS/DGAT domain-containing protein produces the protein MSIKPLKKIDRIMWDADDPVNPNSICGMMTFKKRLNRKKSLEVIGNCLMDYERFTSCIVLKKNLPHWRKIKDFKIENHVQFIRLNKGQGYKFLQREVSELMSRALDTEAPLWDARIYEYHQGGSAIVFRLHHAIADGAALINVLFSLTGSSAKASLELSRRRKRFSFNNLPIVKDFQKFLHNSEAVLNEAKNLWQHPENIRERLMQSYEVAKDTSNILTEDDVSGSFYKGAFSENKLAAWSQPFELTDIKNLGKKYDASVNDVLLALMAGAVRKHLLKHKQAVEKGMRIVIPVNLRNKTDDVKLHNEIGMISLELPIHLSTFLKRLQFINEKTTLLKKSPEPFLLSKLMENAADYLPKIAKNAFLKFISTKISASITNVPGPPKPVYFAGQKIEDIYCWIPHTAVLGAGLSLISYNGKVSCGMVIDQNMADDPDYLIKAFEGELDRAVKRYLK
- a CDS encoding lysophospholipid acyltransferase family protein, coding for MMPIVYYLLIRPLSFLPAPVLYFISTLTYFLVYRAVGYRKKVVFSNLKNAFPDKSDMEIERIARLFYRHLCDLIVESIMMFQMSEAEAIKRFKVANPQLLDNYFQQGKSVVIVSAHYNNWEYAALSPEPQLLHKVIGIYTPLKNKFMDNKIKESRQRFGSIFLAKKAVKKYFAENKDKLIAPLFAADQSPGNPDNAYWTKFLNQDTAVVFGPEKFARIYNYPVVFAYIKKVKRGYYEATVELIDENPAEAEHGEITEKHTRLLEKEILEQPEYWLWSHRRWKHKKPENS